A window from Hemibagrus wyckioides isolate EC202008001 linkage group LG17, SWU_Hwy_1.0, whole genome shotgun sequence encodes these proteins:
- the LOC131367832 gene encoding trypsin inhibitor ClTI-1-like, translated as MKVLTALICVSLLLCLSAVISADERSQPREAECEKYLTSSCTREFDPVCGDDGETYSTECVLCVENKKRNQHVKVMHKGMCENS; from the exons ATGAAAGTGCTGACTGCTCtgatctgtgtctctctcctccTGTGCCTCTCTG CTGTCATATCAGCGGATGAACGATCACAGCCCAGAGAG GCCGAGTGTGAAAAGTATCTGACTTCATCATGCACCCGTGAATTCGACCCGGTGTGCGGTGACGACGGAGAAACCTACTCAACcgagtgtgttctctgtgtggaaAATAA AAAACGAAACCAGCATGTGAAGGTGATGCACAAGGGAATGTGTGAAAATTCTTAA
- the gmnc gene encoding geminin coiled-coil domain-containing protein 1, with amino-acid sequence MSSILSCRDARFDCAYSASTSARATVDVSTATLVSLWDAGRLDDAGCPRELPQLVPAHGTLHDSVWPDQLSPHLQRNKQLQDTLMQKEEELARLQEENNKLKEFLNSSYVKSLEDKSKRLFSVQRNTEVRHRKRALHDERDFLNVSRLLQGGEGKRTCRNLSLEFCSADEVASTPPLDSWVLETLGLQDEDTINTDSSFSSPTTENTTFFSSPAQSTEHFSPVLQDSTMYSPFSDSQCEYSSAIESSCGFSHSMDESADYLTLGTSRMYTVTSTGSLQGIEIPNGHFTPPKAASTPQRSHVPSSVRHQPELSHGFSGPPGDESMLFSMRSRMDLAFSMSLSPQNSVKTHTFPQGQAFTRRDSQGGWNFTWVPKQCS; translated from the exons ATG agcTCCATCCTCTCCTGCCGAGACGCGCGCTTCGACTGCGCCTACTCCGCCTCCACGTCGGCTCGCGCCACTGTTGACGTTTCCACGGCAACGCTCGTCTCCCTCTGGGATGCCGGTCGCTTGGACGACGCAGGCTGCCCGCGCGAGC TTCCACAGCTGGTTCCAGCTCATGGCACTCTGCATGACTCCGTCTGGCCTGACCAGCTGTCCCCTCACCTCCAGAGGAACAAGCAG CTTCAGGACACGTTgatgcagaaagaagaagaactcGCGAGACTCCAGGAGGAGAATAACAAACTCAAAGAGTTTCTAAACTCATCATATGTGAAGTCACTTGAAGACAAGTCGAAG AGGCTTTTCTCTGTTCAGAGGAACACAGAAGTGCGTCACAGGAAGAGAGCTCTGCATGACGAGAGAGACTTCCTCAATGTGAGCCGGCTGCTGCAGGGTGGTGAGGGGAAGCGGACATGCCGTAACCTCTCTCTGGAGTTCTGCTCCGCTGACGAGGTGGCCTCCACGCCCCCGCTGGACTCCTGGGTTCTGGAAACACTGGGACTGCAGGATGAGGacaccatcaacacagacaGCAGCTTCAGCAGCCCtacaacagaaaacacaacTTTCTTCAGCTCTCCGGCACAGAGCACCGAGCACTTCAGCCCTGTGCTGCAGGACAGCACTATGTACAGCCCTTTTTCGGACAGCCAGTGTGAATACAGCAGTGCCATCGAGTCATCATGTGGCTTCAGCCACAGCATGGACGAAAGCGCAGACTATCTGACTCTTGGTACATCACGGATGTACACCGTCACATCTACAGGCTCACTTCAAGGTATCGAAATCCCTAACGGACACTTCACCCCTCCCAAAGCAGCGTCAACTCCTCAGCGTTCACATGTCCCGAGCTCAGTGCGACACCAACCTGAGCTCAGCCACGGCTTCTCCGGACCACCCGGGGACGAGAGCATGCTGTTCTCCATGCGCAGCAGAATGGACTTAGCGTTTAGCATGTCGCTGAGTCCACAGAACAGTGTCAAGACCCACACGTTCCCACAAGGACAAGCTTTTACACGCAGAGACTCACAAGGTGGATGGAATTTCACCTGGGTGCCTAAACAGTGTTCTTAA